The sequence GGCTTGATTTGTGAAAATGGCGGTAAGCCTTGAATGTTAAGTAATGGATTTGACATAGACATAAATGTTCCTTTTTTGAAAACTGCTTTTTATGTGACGGCAAATTCTATAATATCAAGGTTGAAAAATCTAAAAAATCAGTAATAATGGTTCGCATTTTCTTTTTATTAGGAACATTATGAAGTTTATTTACATTGTTTTAGGTTTTCTTTCTCTTGCACTTGGCATCATTGGAATTTTCCTTCCTATTTTACCGACCACGCCGTTTTTATTACTTACTTTATTTTTCTTTGCAAAAGGTTCAAAACGCTTAGAACAATGGTTTTTAAGCACAAGTATTTATCAAAAACATCTTAAGTCTTTTAATGAAAATCGATCATTAAAGAAAAATACCAAAATTTATATTTTGAGTTTTTCGACCACAATGTTGCTTATTGGTTTTTATTTCACGCCAAGCGTAATAGGGCGTAGTGTTATTGCGGCGTTGATTTGTATTAAGTTTTGGTTCTTCTTATTTTGGGTTAAAACTGAAAATGAATAATTTTCTCGCTTTGTGCCAGCGAAGTGCGGTTATTTTTTCCATTGTTTTTACGGTAGTGGCTTGTGATAAATTGGATAACCCCAAGTCTGTTTCGCCACGAGTTGAGGCACCGAAAAATACTCAATTGGAATCTAACCGAGTTGAATTAAAACGTGGTGTTTATAGCGATTTGACTTTGCAACCTTGGCAAGCACAAAACGAAGAACAAACGCAATTATTACGCGATCTTTTTGAAGGCTTAACAGCTTATGATGTGCAAGGTAATCTTATTCCTGCCGCAGCAGAAAGCTGGCAAACTAAGGATAATAAAACATGGATTTTCACTTTGCGTGAAAATGTCAAATGGTCGAATGGTGAATCAGTAACAGCCTCTGATTTTGTGCAATCTTGGCAAGCACTTTCTCAATCTGAAAGTCCACTTAAAAATTATTTGGCTTTCATGAATGTGAAAAATGCGAAGGCAGTATTGGAAAAAATACTAGCTGTGGAATCGCTCGGATTATTTGCCGAAAATGACCGCACTTTACGCATTGAATTAGATAAAGCATCGCCATATTTACCTTCTATGTTGGCGCACGTCAGCCTTTTGCCTCGTTATACGAAATCGACTGAAACGTTTATCAGCAATGGCGCCTATCAATTACAAAGTCAGGCTGAAAATCAGCACATTTTAACTGCCAATCCTTATTATTGGGCGAAAGAAAAAGTGATATTTGAGCAAGTGAAGTATCAAAAAATTACAGAAAATGCAGATTTGTCTGATTTTGATGTTGTATTGAATCCGAAAAAAACAGTTCAAAATATCCAAGATTATCCGCAACTTTGTACTTATTTCTATGAGTTTAATCTTGTCGATCCTATGTTGCAAAAAAGTGCGGTAAGAAAAGCGATTGCTTCGATGGTTTCTACGAAAAATTTGGTTGCTGATATTGCTCATCTTCATCCTAGTAATACTTTTTTGCCAAAATCTATGCTAGGTGAGCAAGAATCTGTTTGGGAGCCTGTTGTTGCAGAACAGCTTCTTTCCCAAAACCACATTAATGAAACTCACCCGTTGAAATTACGTATTCGTTATGATGATTCGTCTCTGAATCAAACCATTGCAATGCAATTAAATCGTCAGTTATCGCAATCAGATTTATTACGAGTTGAAAATCAAGGGATGAGTTGGCAAGAATTGCAAACGGCTCGCACAAAAGGCGATTTTCAATTAATTCGATCAGGTTGGTGCGCTGATTTTAATGATCCCATCGCTTTCTTAAATTTGTTCTATTCCAAAAGCCCTGATAACAAAAATGGCTATAAAAATGCAGAATTTGATCGTTTATTTGAAAGTGCAATGACGACGACATCCGAAAAAGTGCGGTTAGAAAATTACGCGAAATTAAAAGGGATAGTTCAACAAGAATATTTAGTATTACCCATTTTTCAATATAGTACGCCAGTTTATCTCGCGCCAAGTATAATGGGGGCGCAAGTAAATTCTGTTGGTACTATTTATAGTAAAGATTTATGGCGAAAGGTTAAAAATTAGTAATCGCACTTGCAATTAAGGAGAGAATTCTTTAAGATTGGGGGCATTGGGGACAACTCCTACATCGTCCCCGTAGCGATTATCTTAGATAACTGTACCAGAACAGCTAACTAAACAACAGATAATCAAGAAAATGAAAAAGGTCATTTTTTTCATTTTACTTACTCCTGATAAGCCCCGATCTTTGGAATACGAGACGGGGTTTCTCGTTTTTAGCAATATGCTAAAAAATCTTTTGATTATTCCATGGCATAAAGTTTAAATAAAAAAGCCATACTGTTCAATACAACAGTATGGCTTTTTTAACATGTATTATTTTATTAAATTATTTCTTCTTGGCAATGTGGACAGGTCATTAAATGTTGTTCATTATTGTTATGCACAATGTAATGGCCCATTTTTTTCGCTTTAGTATCAAGATATTTTGTGTTGTAGCGGTTTTCGCCAACATTAAGAGGTACTCGTTCAACCACGTTGATACCTGCTTTTTTCATGGTTTCTACTTTTTCTGGGTTGTTGGTCATCAAGCGAACTTTTTTTACACCAAGTAGCTCAAA comes from Haemophilus haemolyticus and encodes:
- a CDS encoding peptide ABC transporter substrate-binding protein, which produces MNNFLALCQRSAVIFSIVFTVVACDKLDNPKSVSPRVEAPKNTQLESNRVELKRGVYSDLTLQPWQAQNEEQTQLLRDLFEGLTAYDVQGNLIPAAAESWQTKDNKTWIFTLRENVKWSNGESVTASDFVQSWQALSQSESPLKNYLAFMNVKNAKAVLEKILAVESLGLFAENDRTLRIELDKASPYLPSMLAHVSLLPRYTKSTETFISNGAYQLQSQAENQHILTANPYYWAKEKVIFEQVKYQKITENADLSDFDVVLNPKKTVQNIQDYPQLCTYFYEFNLVDPMLQKSAVRKAIASMVSTKNLVADIAHLHPSNTFLPKSMLGEQESVWEPVVAEQLLSQNHINETHPLKLRIRYDDSSLNQTIAMQLNRQLSQSDLLRVENQGMSWQELQTARTKGDFQLIRSGWCADFNDPIAFLNLFYSKSPDNKNGYKNAEFDRLFESAMTTTSEKVRLENYAKLKGIVQQEYLVLPIFQYSTPVYLAPSIMGAQVNSVGTIYSKDLWRKVKN
- a CDS encoding YbaN family protein, translated to MKFIYIVLGFLSLALGIIGIFLPILPTTPFLLLTLFFFAKGSKRLEQWFLSTSIYQKHLKSFNENRSLKKNTKIYILSFSTTMLLIGFYFTPSVIGRSVIAALICIKFWFFLFWVKTENE